CCCCCGTGCCAGCTCTGCATGTTCGCTGTCACCTTCTATGGTATGCAAATGTCCGTTAGCAGGCAGCGCTCGCGCCATCCAAATTGCTGAATAGCCTCCAAGTGCACCAATTTCAACTACGGTGTGCGCCTGATGTAACTTAAGCAGCAAATACAGAATCTTGCCTTCTTCTGCATTTACCTGAATGCCCATATTACGCTGATTAAAAGTTTCGCGAATATTGCGCAGCAAATCATCTTCGTTAGCATATAGCTCGCATATATAATTTAATGCTTCGCTCGCTTCTGCACCGTGTTTCATAGCTTCGCCTTCATCACACTTTCACTGCCGTTGGTGATGCTGGAAAGTAGCGATAATGTACCCGGTAAAATTTTATTCATATAGAAGCGGGCGGTTGTAAGCTTTGCTTCATAAAATTCTTTGTCCTCTGTGCCATGCTCTATTTTTTCCAGAGCAATTTTTGCTTGTTTTGCCCAAATATACGCAAACACGACCAGCGCAAACATGCGTAGATATTCCACGGCGCCGGCGGCGGCATCATTGGGATTAGAAAGCCCTTTTTGCCCCAGCCATAAGCTTGCTTGCTGAAGATATTTTAAGTGCGTATATAATGGCTTGGTAAATTCTGCCATGGCGGAATTATCACGATTATCTTCTACAAATGCCATCGCCGGATGAAAAAATGCCCGCAAATAACGCCCTGTATTATATGGTAACTTTCGCCCAATCAAATCCATACCCTGAATGCCGTTTGTACCTTCGTAAATTTGGGCAATACGCGCATCGCGCACATATTGCTCAATGCCGTATTCGGTAATATAGCCATAGCCGCCATGCACCTGCATTGCTAAATTGGCGACCTCTGAACCCATATCCGTGAAATAGGCTTTGATAATTGGCGTCATCAGCTGAATAAAATGATCGGACTCTTCACGCACGGCTTTATCGCTATGGCGATGCATTAAATCGAGTTTGAGTGCGGCCTCCATACACAATGCCCGCGCCCCTTCCGTAAAAGCACGCATGGTAAGCAGCATACGCCGCACATCTGCATGAACAATAATAGGATCAGCAGCTTTTTGTGGCTGAACAGGCCCCGTAAGCGCCCTGCCCTGTATGCGTTCTTTAGCATAAGCCAATGCATTTTGATATGCCACTTCGGCCAAACCAAGTCCTTGCACTCCCACATACAGGCGTGCGGCGTTCATCATGGTAAACATGTATTTCATGCCATTATGCGGCGTACCTACTAGCCAGCCTTTGGCATTCTCGTAATTCATCACACAAGTTGGTGAGGCATGAATACCCATTTTATGCTCTATTGCACCACAAGCTACATTATTGTTTTCTCCCAGATTTCCGGCATCATCTACCATGACTTTTGGCACCACAAACAAGCTGATACCTTTTGTGCCCTCGGGAGCGTCAGGAAGTTTTGCCAATACTAAATGAATAATATTTTCAGTAGCATCCTGCTCGCCCGATGATATAAAAATCTTTGTGCCAGTAATCGCATAGCTGCCATCGTCATTTTCTGTGGCTGTCGTGCGTATTAGCCCTAGGTCGGTGCCGCATTGTGGTTCTGTCAGACACATAACACCCGACCATTCACCCGTGGTGATTTTGGGTAAATATTTCTTTTTCAACGCTTCTGCCCCATGCAGCAACAACGCATTATATGCGCCATGTGACAGACCCGGGGTAATACCAAATGACAAGTTTGCTGAGCAAATCATTTCGATAACGGGCATGTTCAAAAACTCTGGTAGTCCCTGCCCACCATATTTAGGATCGCACGCAAAAGACGGCCAGCCACCTGCCACATATTGCTTATAGGCATCCACAAAACCATCAGGCAGTGTAACCTGCCCATTTTCAAATTTCAGTCCTTGCGCATCACCAGTTTGATTCAGCGGAAACAGCACTTCTTCGCAGAAACGTCCGCCTTCTTGCAAAATCGCACTACGCAAATCATCGCCTACATCAGAGAATCCAGCAACATCCTGATAGCGCTCAAGGCCAAGATAATCATTTAACACAAACTCAAAGTCGCGGATGGGAGCGTTATATACGGGCATATAAATTTACCTTTTTCTATCATTCTCGCATAATCAAGAATCATTGGCGGCGGTTGTACTAATTTAGTAAATGTTTAATTATCTAGTTTCTCAATGGCTTGCCGGTTAATAGCATATGTTCGATACGGTCGAGTGTTGCAGGATGCCGCACTAATTCCATAAACACTTCATGCTCCAGATCCAGCAAATGTTGCTCGGTAATCTCATCGTTAACATCACAATCGCCCCCTGTAAGAATAGTGGCGAGGTGGCGCGAAATAAAGGCATCATGTGGGGTGGCCATACCATTCGCTACAAAATTATCTACCGCCATATTTAAAGCTGCCCATCCTCCACGGCCGGGCAAATGAATGGTATGCGATTGGCGCTGCTCGAAGCTTTCTGCTGCTTTCAGACAAGTGGCTTTCGCATCCGCTAGCAAACGCTCACGATTCATAGTAATGCTATCGGCCTCGCGCAGAATACCTAAATCCCGCGCTAAGTCTGCAGATTCTGATACTTTAGCTGTAGCAATATTTTCAAACGCTTTTGAAATTCCGGGCATAGCACCGCCTTTGCCGTCTTCGCGCACAAAGCGGAACACCATTTCTTTACAGCCTCCCCAACCTGGCACTAAGCCTACGCCAACCTCTACTAATCCGGCATAGCTTTCTAAATGCGCCTGCACATGGGTGGAATGCAAAATAGTTTCGCAGCCTCCGCCAAGCGCCATGCCATGCAAGGCAGACACAACAGGAAACGGAGCATATTTTAATGCCATTACTGCTTGCTGTCCTTGGCGGATTACATCACTTATCAACGGATACGCTGCCATATTGGCGGCATAAAGCATGAAGCCCAAATTCGCACCCACGGAGAAATTATCGCCATCTCCGCCAATAACAAGACCTTTGAAATTGCTTTTCACAATTTCGAGGCTTTTACCCATCATGGATAAAATATCTGGGTCGATAGAGTTCATTTTGCTGGTGAATTCTAAACAAGCCACACCATCGCCCATATCCCACAAAGTAGCAGAGCCGTTTTTGGTAACGGGCTTACCACTCGCCGCTAGTTTAGCATCCGACAACAGCAGCACTCCGGCAGAACGCTCAATAGGTACATATTCGCCCTTCAATGTCATAGCGCAAGGGCGGCCATTTTGTATGTCGTAAAGCGGGCGCCCCTTTGCCGCTGCAATAATATCAGGGACGGGCTTGCCCATTTCCTGTAGCTTTGTGGCAAATAACGCTGTTCCATCTTTATCTTTATATTTCAAACGGTCAATCAACTCAAACGGACCATATTTCCAGTTAAATCCCGTACGCATCGCTTTATCTACAGATACGATATCGTCCGAGATTTCGGGAATGAGCGAAGCCGCATAGCGCAGGGTTTCCAAAAGCACCGTTGCCGCATATTGGCCGCCAATGTCCTCATGTGTAACCAACGCTACCAGCCCTGCCCGCGCTGCATTCACACTTGCCAGTTTTGGTTTTTGCGCTGGAGCATATTCCCCCGTTTGCAAATTGATGGCCTCTTTCACGCGCTTACCGTTCGCATCTTTATTCAAACGATAAAAACCACCTTTGCCTTTGCGACCAGTATAGCCATCGGCGATCATTTTTTTAATAAGTTCCGGCTCTTGATACATGGCATGAAAACTGTCGTTTTCGGGCAAAAGCTGCAACATGGCTTTGCCAATATGCGGCATTAAATCTATACCCACCAAATCGAACAGGCCAAATACACCGGTTTTTGGGATACCGACGGGGCGTCCCATTACTGCATCGGCCTCTTCAACAGAAATACCCAGCCGCATCGCCTCCAGCAACCCGACCATCATCCAATAAATGCCAATGCGGTTGGCAATAAAACCTGGTGTGTCCTTACACTGCACCACGCCTTTACCCAATTGCACATCGGCAAATTGCTCAATCACCTGACGGGCATCGGTGCGCAATGTATCCCCACCCACTACTTCCAACAGGCGCATATAACGCGGCGGGTTGAAAAAATGCGTAATCATAAAATCTTGTTTAAAGGCTTCAGATTGCCCATGCACCAGCGCCTTTAGCGGCAGCGTTGACGTGTTGGACGACACTACTGAACCCTGCTTACGCACAGCATCTATTTTTTGGTATACGTCATGCTTTACCTTTGGATCCTCAAGCACCGCTTCAATAATCCAATCCACATCGGCAAGCTTATCGATATCGTCTTCCATATTGCCAGCGGTTATCAGCCGCAGTTTTTTGGGGTGTGAAATTGCTGCGGGTTTTGATTTCTTGAGTTTTTCAATTGCAGTTTCTGCTAGCACATTACGATTACTGGCATCTTTGGGAACAATATCCAACAGCAATACAGGAACTCCTGCATTGGCAACATGGGCGGCAATTCCGCTACCCATTACGCCAGATCCCAGAACGGCAACTTTTTGTATTTTGGTCATAGTATAACTCGCAAGCAGTTAGGGATTATTTGGCATCAGAACGACCCAAACAAAACAGAAATAAAGACGCAATAAGCAATGCGTCATGGCACCTATTAAAACTCAGGTTTCTCGACATTTTTAGGCGATTCCAGATTCACGCTTTCCATGCTCTGAGAAAAAGTGGGCTTTTGCACATCGATTCCAAATGCATTTAGCCATTCGAATACCAGATTCACAAACATATTGGCATATTTCGCCATAAATTTTAGCCCCACAGATAAATATTCACCTGCTATGGCTACCGCAGTTCCACTGCTGGAGGACACCGCTTTATCGGCCATTATCGGAAAGAACTCGGCAACAAACATCGCGCCAAGCGTTACAGCGAGCAGCAATACTGCCAGCTTAAAAATAATGAAAAAAAGTACTACATGCATGCGCGCCTCGTTAGCTAGTTCGTGTTATACGGCCTCTAATACCGTGGCAATGCCTTGCCCGCCGCCAATACACATGGTAGCCAGCGCATATTTTCCGCCTTTGTCATTGAGTAATTTTGCGGCTTTTCCGGTAATACGTGCGCCGCTTGCCCCTAATGGATGCCCTAACGCCACCGCGCCGCCCTCCATATTGACCTTGGCGCTATCCAGCCCCATTTCCTGAATACATGCGAGAGATTGCGCAGCAAACGCCTCGTTTAGTTCCACCACATCTACATCGCTCAAAGAAACGCCTGCGCGGCTAAGCGCTTTCTTGCTGGCATGTACTGGCCCCATTCCCATGATTTCCGGCGCAATGCCATCTACAGCCATGGATTTAATACGTGCCAGAATGGGCAAATTGTTTTCTTTTGCATAATCTTCCGAAACTACCAATACCGCCACAGCACCATCGGTAAGCGGTGAAGATGTTCCAGCCGTAACAGTGCCACTTGCGTCAAATGCTGGTTTCAGAGCAGACAACGCTTCGGCAGAAGTATCAGCACGCACACAGCCATCTTTATCTACAACACCATTTTTAGTTTGAATGGGAATAATTTCATCGGCCAAATCTCCTGCCAACGCTTTTTTATGGCTATTAACTGCAAATTCTTCCTGCGCTTCGCGATCTATATTATATTTTTTCGCAAGATTTTCTGCGGTTAATCCCATCGACATATAAGCCTCTGGGTGGTTTTGATATAAATCAGGGTTAGGGAGTAGATTATATCCACCCATTGGAATACGTGACATCGATTCTACGCCGGCACAGATAAATACTTTACCACTATTGGTGGCGATTTTACCTGCTGCCATATGTATGGCTTCCATAGAAGAACCACACCAGCGGTTAATAGTCACCCCTCCGGCGGTTTCTGGCAAACCTGATAAAAACACCAGCATACGCCCCAGATTATAGCCTTGCTCACCTTCGGGGAATGCGCAACCTACCAGTAAATCCTCTACATCTTCAGGCTTCACACCTGTTTTGGCAATCAGTCCTTTTATGGTTTGTGCTGCAAAATCATCAGGGCGTACTCGCGCCAGCGCACCACGGTTTGCAGGAGTAAAAGGAGAGCGGACATATCCGGCGATTACAGCTTGTGACATAACTCTATAGTTCCTTCTTGGATATTTTACCAATCATGGTTTTAGGTAAGGATTCACGAAATTCTATGCTTGAGGGTATCGCAAAGCGCGGTAGTTTGTCTTGTAAAAATGCTATCAATGCGTCTTCGCTTAATTCGTAGCCTTTTTTGAGCGCAACAAATGCTTTAACCCGCTGCCCCCAATGCTCATCTTCTACGCCAATGACCGCCGCTTCCAGCACCATTTCATGCATATACAGCACTTCTTCTACATTACGTGGATAAATGTTATAGCCTCCGGAAATAATCATTTCCTTAAGCCGATCCACTACAAAGAAATAACCATCTGCATCCATATAGCCCACGTCACCCGTGTGCAATCTGCCATTTTTAAGAGTATTTGCGGTTGCATCCTGATTTTGCCAATAGCCTTTCATCACCTGTGGACCACGAATACAAATTTCGCCCGTTTTACCCATAGCTACCGGCTTGCCCGTCTCTACACTCACAATTTCCAGCAATGTATCAGGCAATGGCAAACCGATAGATCCGGTTTTATTTACACCAAACAAAGGATTTGCCGCCACAACAGGAGAACTTTCGGACAGGCCATATCCTTCAATCAAAGTGCATCCGGTAATTTTCTCAAAGCCGTTTTTAATATCACGTGGCAGCCCTGCCCCGCCTGAAATACACATTTTCAGTGATGTCAGGTCATAATCTTTCACATCAGGATGATTATTAATGGCATTAAACATGGTTGGCACGCCGGGCATGATAGTTGGCTTCTTACGGCTGATATCTTTCAATACATCATCCAACACAAATTGCGGATGCAGTATCATGGTCAGGCCTTTATGTACGCTTAAATTCATAACCACCGTCATGGCGAACACGTGAAAACATGGCAGCACGCCAAGCATGCGCTCTTTACCTGATTCCATTCCAGCAAACCACATGCCGCACTGCAC
This portion of the Alphaproteobacteria bacterium genome encodes:
- a CDS encoding acyl-CoA dehydrogenase C-terminal domain-containing protein; protein product: MPVYNAPIRDFEFVLNDYLGLERYQDVAGFSDVGDDLRSAILQEGGRFCEEVLFPLNQTGDAQGLKFENGQVTLPDGFVDAYKQYVAGGWPSFACDPKYGGQGLPEFLNMPVIEMICSANLSFGITPGLSHGAYNALLLHGAEALKKKYLPKITTGEWSGVMCLTEPQCGTDLGLIRTTATENDDGSYAITGTKIFISSGEQDATENIIHLVLAKLPDAPEGTKGISLFVVPKVMVDDAGNLGENNNVACGAIEHKMGIHASPTCVMNYENAKGWLVGTPHNGMKYMFTMMNAARLYVGVQGLGLAEVAYQNALAYAKERIQGRALTGPVQPQKAADPIIVHADVRRMLLTMRAFTEGARALCMEAALKLDLMHRHSDKAVREESDHFIQLMTPIIKAYFTDMGSEVANLAMQVHGGYGYITEYGIEQYVRDARIAQIYEGTNGIQGMDLIGRKLPYNTGRYLRAFFHPAMAFVEDNRDNSAMAEFTKPLYTHLKYLQQASLWLGQKGLSNPNDAAAGAVEYLRMFALVVFAYIWAKQAKIALEKIEHGTEDKEFYEAKLTTARFYMNKILPGTLSLLSSITNGSESVMKAKL
- a CDS encoding 3-hydroxyacyl-CoA dehydrogenase/enoyl-CoA hydratase family protein; translation: MTKIQKVAVLGSGVMGSGIAAHVANAGVPVLLLDIVPKDASNRNVLAETAIEKLKKSKPAAISHPKKLRLITAGNMEDDIDKLADVDWIIEAVLEDPKVKHDVYQKIDAVRKQGSVVSSNTSTLPLKALVHGQSEAFKQDFMITHFFNPPRYMRLLEVVGGDTLRTDARQVIEQFADVQLGKGVVQCKDTPGFIANRIGIYWMMVGLLEAMRLGISVEEADAVMGRPVGIPKTGVFGLFDLVGIDLMPHIGKAMLQLLPENDSFHAMYQEPELIKKMIADGYTGRKGKGGFYRLNKDANGKRVKEAINLQTGEYAPAQKPKLASVNAARAGLVALVTHEDIGGQYAATVLLETLRYAASLIPEISDDIVSVDKAMRTGFNWKYGPFELIDRLKYKDKDGTALFATKLQEMGKPVPDIIAAAKGRPLYDIQNGRPCAMTLKGEYVPIERSAGVLLLSDAKLAASGKPVTKNGSATLWDMGDGVACLEFTSKMNSIDPDILSMMGKSLEIVKSNFKGLVIGGDGDNFSVGANLGFMLYAANMAAYPLISDVIRQGQQAVMALKYAPFPVVSALHGMALGGGCETILHSTHVQAHLESYAGLVEVGVGLVPGWGGCKEMVFRFVREDGKGGAMPGISKAFENIATAKVSESADLARDLGILREADSITMNRERLLADAKATCLKAAESFEQRQSHTIHLPGRGGWAALNMAVDNFVANGMATPHDAFISRHLATILTGGDCDVNDEITEQHLLDLEHEVFMELVRHPATLDRIEHMLLTGKPLRN
- a CDS encoding thiolase family protein; the encoded protein is MSQAVIAGYVRSPFTPANRGALARVRPDDFAAQTIKGLIAKTGVKPEDVEDLLVGCAFPEGEQGYNLGRMLVFLSGLPETAGGVTINRWCGSSMEAIHMAAGKIATNSGKVFICAGVESMSRIPMGGYNLLPNPDLYQNHPEAYMSMGLTAENLAKKYNIDREAQEEFAVNSHKKALAGDLADEIIPIQTKNGVVDKDGCVRADTSAEALSALKPAFDASGTVTAGTSSPLTDGAVAVLVVSEDYAKENNLPILARIKSMAVDGIAPEIMGMGPVHASKKALSRAGVSLSDVDVVELNEAFAAQSLACIQEMGLDSAKVNMEGGAVALGHPLGASGARITGKAAKLLNDKGGKYALATMCIGGGQGIATVLEAV
- a CDS encoding long-chain fatty acid--CoA ligase; its protein translation is MIAPLQNIFTAISNKIKPLEKRYPWLLHYPAGMQWQAEIPLHPVSQLLADAAKNYGQNIAIDFLGQHYTYQEIYRSAQSMAAGLQQRGITKGTRVGLFLPNSPHFIISYYAILMAGGTVVNFNPLYPVRDIVQQIEDANVDMLITFSMRSLLGKLEKCRQQVAIKTLVVARFSEALPFAKRLAFPLVKWKDTMPMPKGAGYVAFETLIAHDAATLKVPEIDAANDVAVLQYTGGTTGVPKGTMLTHANLYANAVQCGMWFAGMESGKERMLGVLPCFHVFAMTVVMNLSVHKGLTMILHPQFVLDDVLKDISRKKPTIMPGVPTMFNAINNHPDVKDYDLTSLKMCISGGAGLPRDIKNGFEKITGCTLIEGYGLSESSPVVAANPLFGVNKTGSIGLPLPDTLLEIVSVETGKPVAMGKTGEICIRGPQVMKGYWQNQDATANTLKNGRLHTGDVGYMDADGYFFVVDRLKEMIISGGYNIYPRNVEEVLYMHEMVLEAAVIGVEDEHWGQRVKAFVALKKGYELSEDALIAFLQDKLPRFAIPSSIEFRESLPKTMIGKISKKEL